In Rattus rattus isolate New Zealand chromosome 9, Rrattus_CSIRO_v1, whole genome shotgun sequence, a genomic segment contains:
- the Kctd5 gene encoding BTB/POZ domain-containing protein KCTD5: MAENHCELLPPAPSGLGAGLGGGLCRRCSAGIGALAQRPSGVSKWVRLNVGGTYFLTTRQTLCRDPKSFLYRLCQADPDLDSDKDETGAYLIDRDPTYFGPVLNYLRHGKLVINRDLAEEGVLEEAEFYNITSLIKLVKDKIRERDSKTSQMPVKHVYRVLQCQEEELTQMVSTMSDGWKFEQLVSIGSSYNYGNEDQAEFLCVVSKELHNTPYGTTSEPSEKAKILQERGSRM; the protein is encoded by the exons ATGGCGGAGAATCACTGCGAGCTGCTACCGCCGGCTCCGAGCGGCCTCGGGGCGGGGCTGGGGGGCGGCCTGTGCCGCCGCTGCAGCGCTGGGATCGGCGCCCTGGCTCAGCGCCCCAGTGGCGTGTCCAAGTGGGTCCGTCTCAACGTCGGCGGCACCTACTTCCTCACCACCCGGCAGACGCTGTGCCGGGACCCGAAGTCTTTCCTGTACCGCTTGTGCCAGGCGGACCCCGACCTAGATTCGGACAAG GATGAAACGGGCGCCTACTTAATCGACAGAGACCCCACCTACTTTGGGCCTGTGCTGAACTACCTGAGACACGGGAAGTTGGTTATTAACAGAGACCTCGCAGAGGAAG GAGTGTTGGAGGAAGCAGAATTTTACAATATCACCTCACTAATAAAACTTGTAAAGGACAAAATTAGAGAACGAGACAGCAAAACATCCCAG ATGCCAGTGAAGCACGTGTACCGTGTGCTGCAGTGCCAGGAGGAGGAGCTCACACAGATGGTGTCCACCATGTCAGACGGCTGGAAGTTTGAGCAG CTGGTCAGCATTGGCTCCTCTTACAACTATGGAAATGAAGATCAGGCTGAGTTCCTGTGCGTGGTTTCCAAGGAGCTGCACAACACCCCGTATGGCACGACCAGTGAACCAAGTGAGAAAGCCAAG